GGATGATCTGTGATACGGTCGCAAGCGCTGGTAGCTGGGGAGGGCTAAAGCAAAAAGATTGGTCTCGGTACGATGAACGCAGCGAGACCGCTACACGCAGGTTGCAGCCGGAGGAAGCTGTCAGGTCAGAGGTGGTTGGGTTTCCTGCCTAGAAGGACTTCGCCAGGCATAACGCAGGCCTGcagcacctccccagcctcccgaAACGTGCACTAGATCAGACGCTAACGGTATCTAGAAAAGAGCAGATGATCCTTCAGCAAGTGGCGAAGTGATGTCTGAGCAGGGTCACACATCGTTTATCCTACATTCAGCTCCTCTTActaggaaaagaagcagaaattaaaGAACCAAAAGGTTCAGAAAGCAAGCTCTTCACCGAAGAACTCAAGCTCCCCAAGAGCCCATGCGCAGGACCGCCTGCCCGGCTGACGGAAGGGCCATCTCCTAAGCCTCAGTTAGGGTGCAGGCTGTCTCGCCGTATCATTTCACGtgtgccagcacagctctgccagaCACCAGCAGTTTCCAACTGCTACCCCATCAGGTGACCCCGAGGTGAAGGATATTTTTCTAATATGACAAAAAGCAGCCCTGTTCCTTTCAGCTCTGTAGAAAACATTAGGAACAGCAACCGACACTTAGTCAGATATCAAGAGACAAAAGGTAGGGCTGCAAGAGGGCACCAAGCGTATGCGAGGAACAAAGCAGTGACTCAGCACagcatttcttcacattttctccAGACTGGGCTGATTTCTTTTCCCCAGGCTCTCTTGCAGCTTTGTGCCCAATCACATCCCCTCGACGCCTTCCGCAGGAACCGTGCTGACAAACAATTAAGTGAGCAAATGCAAACTGGTgccaagaaaagagaagaaactgaTCTGTTGGCCCCGTTAACGGGACTTCTGGCTTGTCTGCTGTCGGTTCTTCCTTCCCCGAGCTGTCTCggcagctccctggggctggCTCTGTTCcctctgaacccgaggaagaacttcttccctctgagggtgacggagccctggcccaggctgcccagggaggctgtggagtctccttctctggagatattccagccccgcctggccgcggtgctgtgcagcctgctctgggtgaccctgcttgggcagggggttgggctgggggacccacagaggtcccttccaaccctgaccattctgtggcTCGCTCCAGAGCCATCACAGCTGTTCGTCCACTTCCAGACCCCCGCACACCCCACGAACTGACCCGTCGCCCGTTTCTCTTATCCCCGCGCCAAGGGGTGAGCGTCTCGCGACCCACAGCTCTGTGATCCCCCCCGAGAGCAGCCACAGCCGTTACCTGTGCCGCCCGTGCGTCGTCGTACGGGTGAAGAGGACCAGAGCCATCGCCGCCGGTGAAATTCAGCTGGTGTCTGCGGCGCACGGCAACTGTTGGGTACACACACAGAAATTAAAGACAAGCCCCTGGCATAGATCtattgtaaaaaaacccaaatctgccGTTTCTAGCGCTGCTTGGGTTGGCCAAATGATAGGAGGGGTGTAGAGTTTGGAGGAGGTTACCAGCACCTGCCATGGCCATCTATGGACTGCGACAGACACGACGGTTCTTCGCCCTCCGCACTGTGAACGCTGAAGAGCTGCTTTCTTCTGAATTCCCCCAGACTTACCAAATCCATGCGGTAACACTTTCACCTGGAGCTTCCTGAGCAAAGGAAAGCCCCAGACCTGCCgcccttccctctgagggtgacggagccctggcccaggctgcccagggaggttgtggagtctccttctctggagatattcaagacccacctggacaaggtcctgtgcagcctgctctgggtgaccctgcttcggcaggagcgttggactagatgacccacagaggtcccttccaacccctactattctgtgattccagaaagCCATTACCATTTCTTCAGCACTGTACACAGGCACAGCAGTTTGTCAGAACACAGATGCTGGTTTTTCTGCCAAGTCACGCTGCGTTCGGGTAGCAAAGCGTCCACAGCCTGGCTCTTACCTTCATCCATGCCACCTGCGCGGGAGGAAGGTCGCGTCTGCAGCTAGCAGAACTGAGACTGAACCAAGGCAATTCCTCCCGAAGCCTTCCTGGAGGAGGCGGCCGCTGCCAAGCCTGCCTCCCCCTCTGCTGCGTGCCTCGGGAACCGGGCAGGAGGCAACTCCAGAAACGTCTGGGGCAGAACGATTAAACAGGGAAACACTGACTACCTTTTAGAACTGGAATTAGTAAAGAGATTTGAGGCTGACCCGCTCCAAGTAATATCCAGGCAGTAAGAATGAGACGGATGTAAAACAGGACCTCCCTAGAGAGCGCTGTTACTTCAGGTTGTTCATGCTTGAACAGATTAATTTTTGTGTCGTTATGTCTGAGCTACGTTAATACTTTGACCTCTACTCTGTTATTTAGCATACCAAGTATGAAATCATCAGTTTCCATCTGTGTGCAGAGGCCAACCCGAGGCAGACAGGTCGCCGACTCAGGAACAGATTAACACGCTCCACAGCAGCGCTCTGCTGAagcccccagcagctctgcccgtgTCTGCTGCCTGTCTCCATCAGTTGTCTTCTCTCAGCTGAGATTTAATCAGAACTGGGGTAAACAACTACAAACCAGCTACTGCTACTGCAAGGTGACCAAGAAATAGCTAGCCTTCCCCCTGCAGAGGAAACGGGCACCCACTGACGCTACCCAGTACCACTTCTTTTAGAACAAGTAActtggggttggactagatgaccccagaggtcccttccaccccctaccattctgtgtgattctgagattctgtgaacTCTGCTGTGTAAAGCACCAATTCCTGTTAGGGAACAGCGTGTCAGAGGGTCCTGCCAAGGTCAGAAGCATCCTTTAGCTCAGACACTCAAGTTCACAAATACATCCACTGCCAATTACACAGAATAACCCAACCCAGGCTCCAGCTCAGGAAACTGGCAGACTAGAGGTTGGCTAAAGGCAGGCTGACAGCAAATCCTTCCACCTGCCTTGCCTCCATGTTAATAAAAACTAAGAAAACTGCCAAGAGATTGGTTTGGATTTAGAAGTGTTAGAAGAGTCACTGTCGCACTAAGGCACCTACAAGAtggaccacaaaaaaaaacctcccaccTCTTTGCTTCCCCAGAGCGGAGAGAGGAAGCTGAACGAGCAGGCAGCGGTTCTAGTAAGCGCTACTCGGGGAGTGTGCGAGGCCCCAAGAGCAGCACCCCACTTCAGACAGCGCACGGGCCTGCTCCGGGATGAGCCCGGCGTGACACCCACCATGCTGACACTCAGGGCTGACAACTTCGGCTACTCTTAATCTACTACCGTCTGACAACCTCTTCATTCAGCACATTTCTTTCCTTATGAGTAGGCACAGTGGTGTAGCTCATAAGAAACTACTGTCAAGTAAATGTAATAGAAAAATCAAATACTTTAATGAAATTAGGGAGCATGAGAGTAACAGCTCAGATATACCACTAGAACTGATACTACTGGGCTGTgggggttttgccttttttttttttttttttaaatgctctgtTCTTCAACAAGCATGCAGGTTGACAAACTACTAATTCTTCAGAGTGTCAAAGATCCTGAGTAAAGAATTTCAAACCACTTAAAATGAATATATAGGAAATGTCTTATGAGCTGGTGGCCTGCCACACAGCATTGCACAGATAAAAATATACTACTCTCAATACACAGAGCTAAATACTTTCACATTTATCAGAATTTTCTACACAAGTCTTTCGATAGAATTCAAGTTTTCAATTTTCTGTATATATCTTCCACCTGTATTAAACAAATGCTTATTTACATTGTGGATAAAGTGTAAAGGCTAGTAAGGCCATATTCCCATACTGTACTGTAACACtgcaaaatatatatacacatatataaccTAATATAGGCAACAGTTCTAAAAAAGTCACCTTACATCTGTACAACATAATTGAGTCAGTATGAAAAGACAGCTTTGTTAGCACCAAGCCACTCCAATGGTTTTTAGGAACTGCCTTGAGCCTTCTAGCTCCACAGGGAAGGACTGTTCAGCACAGTACTCCAACCACCGAGCAAGGGAGGCCCCGCTCGCAGAACTGGGAGTCCCAAGCAACACTCCACCGCACCACGGTACGGAACTACTACAGAGAGGGCGTAGGAGCATCCAGAGACAAGTTCTGCAGTGATTTTACGTGACACCCCAGCAGAACAGTCACCAAGACAGACATTTATCAGATTAAGTCTCTTGCATAATCCTGTCCCGTCAGAATCTTTCCTTTGGATTCATGATAGTAAGTACAGAATTGCCAGCGGAATGGACATTACTCAAGCTAGGTGGTTTACAAGCCAGGTTACCCCCTACTGCAAAAACAGGGAAGAGCTCCACTGCTTAAATTCCAAAAGAAAGAACTTTTTGCTTTATTCATCGCCTATGCCTACTGTGGCCAGGATGGTCTCGGTCATAGCGATGACTTGCTCGCTCGTAGGAGCGTGAACGCTCATGCCTGTGATTTCTGTAGTAGTGACTCTTCTTCTTGTACTTCCCTGAATGGTCAGAGCGCTCCCGGGATCGGCTCCTGGAACGTGACGAACTCCTGCTGCGCGATTTCCGTGGTTTGTGTGTCGAGTATTTGTAGTCTTTTGATTTCTTGTAGCTTCTCACCTTGGAACCTTTGTAGCTAGAACTGTGGTTGAACTGTCTCGGAGGAGAGTCACTGCGGCTCCTAGAACGGCTGTGGGATTTGGAACCGCTTGATGTGGAGTAACTTTCACTTTTCCTACGGAAAGAGAACAGGAGAGAAAATGCTTTAGCTACTCCAGTACAGTTCTGTAAAAACATAACAGGCTGTAGCCACAACCACCttcaaatagaaaaaaagcaagacaacAAAAACTGCTGCTTGGGGGCCTGGTCACCACTAAACAGGCCGACATTTGGAGACGTCCCCATATGCTCACACTCGCCTTCCAACCCATCTGGCACAGGTAGGACAAGGTCAGACACTGCAACTCCCTCCACCTGCGTGTCAAGACAGCGCAACTCTCCGCCGTAACGTTTCTGGAGCTTTAGCTAGCAGCACGTACTGCTGTGTTCCTTCACAACCTCTCCTGCTGAGAAACTACCAAAGCTCGCTCTGTGGAAGTTTAGTCTGGGAGCTTCCCGCAGCGCGCTCTTCTTTTACAATAGTACGTACCTGTGCTTGGGGGATGGGGACCTGGATGGAGATCTTGAGTAACTTTGATCTCTACTTCCACTTcgacttctgctttctcttcctttctgaacACTGCAAGAGACAACAAGCAGTAAGTTATTTTGCTTAAAGTAATAATGGGAAAAAATAAGCTTCTCCATCATGAAAGCCTTACCCGTTTACTGGGCTATTTGAACTCGTTCTTTTTGCTCCCTCCATTTTCCTTTTAGCATTTTTCATTGCCTGAACAGGTAGTGGTGAAGGTTTATTTCCTTTAACCTCTTTTGGAGACTCTAGAGaaacaaagcctttgttaccttatTTTGAAAGTATCGGTAGGGACTGGAAGGACTTGAAGCCTCCCCTCAACTCGTTTCATCATCTTTGTCATCACCAGTACCGTACACACGCAGCACGTACGCGCACCATGCCTGTACACAACTACCCGCAGGAAGCGCATCTGAACAAGTTCACAGAGGCAGAAGTTAATTGGAAACATTTCTGCCAAAATATTGAAGTAACACCAGGGAGTTAACTGCAACAGTAACACACTGCTTTCAAAGCCATTTGAAGGCAGAACAGCAGCTTCCTTTTCTTGCTAATTATTCAGCGCCTTTTTAACGGCCAACCGAGGAGAAAGACGGTAAAGGTCATCTTCCAGGCAAGCCATGCACTACACCAGAAACTTCAGACAAAGTACACAGGAAAACTTTCCCCAGCCATCATCCAAAAATACTTCTCCTGTCAGAGGTCCTAATCATACCTatgctttattatttctttagcGTAACGTGTCAGTTGCAAGCATCTGTTTATTGCCAAAACCACATAAAAGCGAGTCCCTGTACTACATAACCTAGCTTTAGACTAATTTGATTTTAGCCTTTGTATGTTTGAAGAAATTACAAAGTTACAATGCTACTCAAATTCTGCCATTTGAATAGTTGCTAGAAGACAgcttaaaagaggaaaaacaaaaaccaagccACTCTGTATATGCATCCCCAAAGGATAAATATACATTTAATACgagaaaaagttattaaaaacaaGTTATCCACTACTGACCATTTTTTGGTACGGGGGAAAATCCTGATGTGTTATCCAAACTTGGGGCTCCCTCGGGTACTAGCCCTTTAGCTTGTGCTTTTGCCTCTTCAATAGCTAATTTCTTCTTCTCTACTTTACTTTCCAGATCAGACAAATCAACCTGCGAACACAGAAGCACCGCTTATGACAAAACTTAGTAAGCTAGACTTCCTGCTTACtcacaggggagaggaaaagtCTGAAGGGACCCAGACATTGTCACTACTGTCCTGTTCCACTTAACATACCAGGCTTGCAGCTAGTTTCAAATGAGCTAAGGTTTACCAACTCCTGATCTAAGCGACAGCCTTTCATAAAGGctcacaataagaaaaaaaaagcaaacctttttcCGAGTATAGAGTTGCAAAATTTTTAAGCAGATTTCTTGAATCTCTTCCTCTGTTGCTCCAAAGAGTAAAAACCAGTGTGGACGATTAGGAAGGGGAATCTGCAAGGGAGGGAAAGACATGCTCGGTTTTCTGCTTCTACTAAAAGACATAAATCTGAAATGAATGGAAGTGTGCGCTCACCTCCAGTGTCCTAGCTGCGAGGTAAATACACGCACAGGCAATGCTTTCTGGCTGGAATCTTACAAAGACATCTGTTCTCAGGCTATCATTCATGTAATTCCTGAAAGACAGGATATCAGCAGAGTTGCATGGCACTGCAAAGTTGTTTGATGTTTTtcggtttttgttttgtttttacttctaCAAGGACTattgctttctgctttcagttacTAGACTTTACTCctgtaaatttaaagaaaagctgAATGATTTTACtaacaagtaaataaataatcCCTCAAGGGGAGGGATGTGTGACAAATTAAGTTTGACTGACTGGCTGGCTGCTGAAAATTCAGCTGTGAAAAGAGAACCAATTTTAACCTCACTTTTCCCTCTGGATCTCTACTGGCCTGCTCTCATGCAATAGACGAGCTATTTTCAAGGCAACATACAATATAACCTGGAGTACTCAGTTACAGACTTTTAGGTTCACATGTTTCTCTGCAATAGGGCTGAACCCAGATGGTTTGctgagagctgcagctcctgtagTAGTTATCCCACGAAAATGCAGTCCGCTTCAGCACGCGTCAACTTCCACTGGAGATTTAAGGGCTCCCTTTTCCTTCGGAAGTATTATTTTCCATCCAGAACAGAATCCTTTTCGATGCCAAAGGAGTCATAGAAGAAATCAGGGTGTTTGGAAACATCAATTCAGAATACTCAGTATTCAGGCAGATCTCCTCTTTGGCACACGAAATACGGtttccaaattgtcccatttcAGTAAGGTTCTTAAAATGAACATTCACAGAATGAGAAAACTGCAAAATATTGCATATATTCCAGTCAATACACTTAAGCATTATTCTTCTAAATCCCAGACACACAAAGTAACTTCCTCTGAATCTGTCAGCTGATGTGCTTGAAAAGATCTACCTTTCTGAGCAGGTATTCACGCAAAGTATCAGATGGGGAAAAGCTAAAACCAGACAACAAGAAGTCATCAAAATAATAAGCTTACTGAAAGTAGTAATTAACCACGTGGGTACCCAGTATACAAGGATTCACTAACTCCCAAGACATCCAAACCAGAGACCACAGTCCAAGCACTTGTAACCAGTTTACAAAGGACAGACAACAGGGCCTTGAATCCCACGAGTACCTAGCTCCCACCTGCCCCAGTCGTCTTACATTCCTGTTTATACGAAGAGCAACTGCCACCCCAGAGAAGCAATGCTAAACAGCGGCTCATCTTTCTGGGAGAAAGGAACTTCAAAACCTACTTTTCTAGTTCCACTACAAAGAGTGCacaaaccttttggtaaaagaagTGATAAAGAAAAGTGGTACTTCAACCAGCTGGAAGTCGTACAGCCTTTTTTGTAATTTGCCAAATTGATAAACGTGCCTGCTTCCAGCTTTGGCCTCTGCACGCTTTCCCTGTGGGCTCAGAATCAGACACGTGAGGAAATGAATCCTTGTcacaacattttaagaaaaaagtaaCGATGtaaaaaagcacatttcaaaATCAATTATACTGGATATCCACCacttttcaggtactggaagcaaCAAGCATCAGTACACAAATGTGTTGTTTTAACATGCGAACCATTTCTCAATCAGGGCaacttcctccctcctcctcacctACCTTTCCTTCCATAACAAGCAGGAAACTGGCAACGAGTAGTCCATAACTCACATTCAAGCACTTCATGCAATGGTACTGGGAAATCTGGCAGTGGGAAGTTTCTCCAAGTCTTCAATATTACATTTGACTACAACCTTCACACATCTACTCAACTGTTTTCTAATTAGTTTACAAATGGAAACCAGATTTCAGTTTTTGTTGTGTTAATTGATCCCTTAAAGACTTAAACCCCACCTTAATTAGCTTTATCATTTAAGAATACATCATTTTAACAATTATAGAAACAtagcactgaaaatatttcagaaattcaaAGATCAGGTTATAAAATACACAACATTGAAAatgcacaataaaaataaaagtcaaaaaGTGTAAGCACAAGAAGCAGTTGGCCAGTTACTATACTATCATGTATATACCACCTGTCTAGAGTCAGCCTTCTCTTTGTAGAGCCTGCTTTGGTTTGGCTGAAGACGGCAGCTGTCCCTGCACCATAGCGCTTGGGCAGCAGAGGAGAAGTCTTAGTCACTTACCCTCAGAGGCTACCCTTTGATTAAAAGAGTACAGAAAAGAAAAGTCAAAATTGGTTCTCTACACACAGGTCACAGTACCAGACAGTTCAGTCAGCAGAAATATGATCTTTGGATTCACTAAAGGTTTTTAAACCACAGTACTGTTAAAAAGCATTATCATTTAAAGGCATTATCTATTCGTTAAGTTTAAGACCTGGGATTTTACATAAGCTTCCCATCCCCAAGCAAATCTTTACTGTAATGAGAGCAACAAGGCAGAGGACGTTTCTTGGCAAACATGAAAACACTGAGTTTATCCAGTCTTAGAAGCTGACATCTTGCATTATCCATATAGATAAAAGAAATTTATCTGTGCTGAGGTTTTGATACACCTGTAATCAAGCTCAAGCCCTGGGAAAAGTCATTTCCCAGCACTGGCAACAGACTTTACTACACATAGTTTTCTCTGAAGAACAAAACAAGGAAACACTACAACCCACTCAAACATTTCCCCTTCAGCTGGAAAGTCAAAGCAGAGAGGAGGGAAGTGCGAAGTCAGGGTGGAAAGCTACCTTACCATTAAAACAGTGCCTCTAACTTACGAGGCTGATCAACATTTGGGTAGTAGTTTGGGGCACGCCAAGAAACACTGCAGCTGTCTGGCACGGCCCACAATCACTTCTGAGCAATGCTGCCCAGAGTGCCTCAAGTGACATATTTCTGCTACTGCCCCTGCTGGTCTCTTATAACAAAGAAAATCAACTTACCATGAAGTCTGGACCAGGTGTTGGTTACGTTCACATTCTAATACCTGAAGGTACATAACGATTATCTGGAAGATATGGGTTATTGAGTTATTAACAAGAATCTCCAGAGCCACCTACTTATTTCAGAGGGACATCCATGAGGCACCTGTTACTCTCTTTCAAGTTCTAAAACACTCCATCGGAGAGAGCGTTTGCAACATCCCCAGTGTTTATCCACACAGCTTCTGCTCTCCAATGCAAACGCTTGCACGAATTTACACTCGACCAGATCTGACCTTCCTAGCTCTCCGTCTTCTGAGCTCAGTCATCACGCTATTCATCTAGATGTCTTGTCTTCAACTGTTTTCAAGCTAGGTATGTTCTCCTACACAATTCACGATTCCTTTTTAGCTGTAACTTGGGAGAAAGTATTGCTAGCTGCAATAAGCGTAACAGAAGTATAACAGTATTTGCAGAGAACAGATCTAACATGTTGTGTGTCACTGGTTTATTCCgtttcaggttttcttcttccgtttgaaaggaaaacaaagatgcAGATAAAAATACTTGTCTAATGGCAAAAAATTTGTACCACTGAAACAAGTACAAATGTCCTCTAGTGTACTGATAACATGAGTGAATTCTGAAAGTCAGGTAAGCTTTAAAAGACCTTAAGACAGCAGTAGTTTTCAGACTAAGAAAGAGCAAGATCCcaagctctgctggcacagaagcaggcGGTTCTTTCAGCGCACTTAGCTACTTCAGGCCTAACGCTAATGGTACTAAACAAGCTTCAACATTTGCAGTAGTTACATCCTCCAAGTTATCAACCTAGACTGACAAGTGATACTCCAGTGGTGAGAACCATCTCACTTCCAGTCAAGCCCTTCACACCTGAGTGTACTTTTTATAAGAAACACTGCTAACTAGCTCATACAGGTTTAATAACGTCAGCATGTTTCCACAAGAAACAGTCCTGACACACGGTGTTTCTGGTAATAGGGTATCACAACCGTAGGTCTCCAAATCCCTTTATCCTTAAGAATCTATATTTAGTTGATGTTTTCTAACACCATAGCTACCTACTTATATAATTTGACTTCAAGGAATACTTAGCATCTGCATCCACCTCCAGTCGTCATTCAGCAGTGACACAAGACCAACTAAGAATCTCTTAAACGAGAAAGAAGACATCAGGATAAGAAGCTAGCTTTACTGCATTAACTAGTGTTATCACGTATAAACTACACAGCTTCCAGGCAGTTAACCAGTCTACTCAAAGCATTTGTAGCATACGAAACACTGACTACGAAGTTAACTTATACAGTACAAACCTTATGAGGGTGCTTTACATGAACACAAAATCCCAACTCCTTTAACACTCTTCTTTCTGCCTTAATAATTTGATTCTTCAAGTTCACGTATTCTTGATCCAGTATTAGAGGCACAGGTTTTCTGCAAGACAATTTCAAATTCTGAAGACAATCTCAACCTCAAAGACTGCTCATATGCAGGTTAAATCGTATTCGTGTAAAAATAAGAAACATCACTGTTTGTAACACCCAGAACATGTATTTCATAAAATGGGtcaactcccttttctccttcaTGAAATCCCTTCAAGATGTTCCCCAGTTTATGAAACAGGCAACAATACTATCATGGGCCCATGAAGTTTAGTATTTAAAATACAACATAAATACTTCAGAACATTCCAAAGTCTGAGCTTACTTTTTTTCCCGTATATGCCGAAGACGATGGAACACGTTAATGACATCCCTTATGCGCCTCGGTGCTTCTTCAATTTTGGATGCCAGGTGAACACAGGCCATTGACACATGCTGAAACAGAAGTATTGCAAGATACTGATGTTTTGCCCAAATCAGGAACCGATCGCCTCCCACAGCTTAAGGAGGGATAACA
This Opisthocomus hoazin isolate bOpiHoa1 chromosome 16, bOpiHoa1.hap1, whole genome shotgun sequence DNA region includes the following protein-coding sequences:
- the CCNL2 gene encoding cyclin-L2 isoform X2; this translates as MNDSLRTDVFVRFQPESIACACIYLAARTLEIPLPNRPHWFLLFGATEEEIQEICLKILQLYTRKKVDLSDLESKVEKKKLAIEEAKAQAKGLVPEGAPSLDNTSGFSPVPKNESPKEVKGNKPSPLPVQAMKNAKRKMEGAKRTSSNSPVNGVQKGRESRSRSGSRDQSYSRSPSRSPSPKHRKSESYSTSSGSKSHSRSRSRSDSPPRQFNHSSSYKGSKVRSYKKSKDYKYSTHKPRKSRSRSSSRSRSRSRERSDHSGKYKKKSHYYRNHRHERSRSYERASHRYDRDHPGHSRHRR
- the CCNL2 gene encoding cyclin-L2 isoform X1; translated protein: MAAGSGSAAAVAAVGGSGPAGPQAAGAAAAGSGPAGSGAPVPGPGAVLIGDRLYSGVLITLENCLLPEHTLRFTPSMSSGLDPDTETELRVTGCELIQAAGILLRLPQVAMATGQVLFQRFFYTKSFVKHSMEHVSMACVHLASKIEEAPRRIRDVINVFHRLRHIREKKKPVPLILDQEYVNLKNQIIKAERRVLKELGFCVHVKHPHKIIVMYLQVLECERNQHLVQTSWNYMNDSLRTDVFVRFQPESIACACIYLAARTLEIPLPNRPHWFLLFGATEEEIQEICLKILQLYTRKKVDLSDLESKVEKKKLAIEEAKAQAKGLVPEGAPSLDNTSGFSPVPKNESPKEVKGNKPSPLPVQAMKNAKRKMEGAKRTSSNSPVNGVQKGRESRSRSGSRDQSYSRSPSRSPSPKHRKSESYSTSSGSKSHSRSRSRSDSPPRQFNHSSSYKGSKVRSYKKSKDYKYSTHKPRKSRSRSSSRSRSRSRERSDHSGKYKKKSHYYRNHRHERSRSYERASHRYDRDHPGHSRHRR